Proteins encoded by one window of Aptenodytes patagonicus chromosome 11, bAptPat1.pri.cur, whole genome shotgun sequence:
- the PLEKHF1 gene encoding pleckstrin homology domain-containing family F member 1, translating to MVDHLANTEINSQRIAAVENCFGASGQPLAVPGRVLLGEGILTKECRKKPKPRIFFLFNDILVYGSIVINKRKYNSQHIIPLEDVTLEMLPDTLQMKNRWMIKTSKKSFVVSAASLTERKEWISHLEECIRHLLTKTGRQPSTEHAAPWIPDKATDICMRCTQTKFSTLTRRHHCRKCGFVVCADCSRQRFLMPRLSPKPLRVCNLCYRQLLAEKKKEVEADCRQPEPIRSAIPGYEPSSGDDSDKSDDDKADQWPADTEFYTSEVSWSSFHS from the coding sequence ATGGTGGACCATCTTGCAAACACTGAGATCAACAGCCAGCGCATTGCTGCTGTGGAAAACTGCTTTGGGGCTTCTGGACAGCCCTTAGCCGTGCCGGGAAGGGTCCTTCTAGGAGAAGGGATTTTAACCAAAGAATGCCGCAAGAAACCAAAGCCTCGCATATTCTTCCTTTTCAACGACATCCTCGTCTACGGCAGCATAGTCATCAACAAAAGGAAGTACAATTCCCAGCACATCATTCCCCTTGAAGATGTCACTTTGGAGATGCTGCCAGACACCTTGCAGATGAAGAACCGCTGGATGATTAAAACCTCCAAGAAGTCCTTTGTGGTTTCCGCGGCCTCCCTCACGGAGAGGAAGGAGTGGATCAGCCATCTGGAGGAGTGCATCAGGCACCTGCTGACAAAGACGGGCCGGCAGCCCTCCACGGAGCATGCGGCCCCCTGGATCCCAGACAAGGCGACAGACATCTGCATGCGCTGCACGCAGACCAAGTTCTCCACGCTCACCCGAAGGCACCACTGCCGCAAGTGCGGCTTTGTCGTCTGCGCAGACTGCTCCAGGCAGAGGTTCCTGATGCCCCGGCTGTCCCCCAAGCCCCTGAGGGTCTGCAACCTGTGCtacaggcagctgctggcagaaaagaagaaggaggtggaggcagattGCAGACAGCCGGAGCCGATACGCTCTGCCATCCCAGGCTACGAACCCTCCAGCGGCGATGACAGCGACAAGTCTGACGACGACAAAGCTGACCAGTGGCCAGCAGACACAGAGTTTTATACCTCAGAAGTATCCTGGTCATCTTTCCATAGCTGA